In Mycobacterium sp. JS623, one genomic interval encodes:
- a CDS encoding TetR family transcriptional regulator, whose translation MNSRTPSSRTSRSSRSSKSRSRDTLSREERKEATRRAIVAAALRLLEDRSFAALSLREVTREAGIVPAAFYRHFESMEALGLVLIDESFRRLRDMLRSARAGKLDPNRVIESTVDILIDSFNEDREHWRFIGRERSSGVTVLRYAIRTEIRLITSELAIDLARFPGLNTWSSEDLNILASLFVNAMIVIAEATEDANDQAAIDEIKRTAVKQLRMIAVGVSGWRSEV comes from the coding sequence GTGAACAGTCGTACGCCCAGTTCACGAACGAGTAGATCGAGTCGTTCGAGTAAATCGCGCTCCCGCGACACCCTGTCGCGCGAGGAGCGCAAAGAAGCCACTCGCCGCGCCATCGTCGCGGCGGCGCTGAGGCTGCTCGAGGACCGCAGCTTCGCCGCGCTGAGCCTGCGCGAAGTCACGCGAGAGGCCGGCATCGTGCCCGCGGCGTTCTATCGGCATTTCGAGTCGATGGAGGCGCTCGGGCTGGTGTTGATCGACGAGTCGTTCCGCAGACTGCGCGACATGCTGCGCTCTGCACGGGCCGGCAAACTCGACCCCAACCGCGTCATCGAATCCACCGTCGACATCCTCATCGACAGCTTCAACGAAGATCGCGAGCACTGGCGGTTCATCGGCCGCGAACGCTCCAGCGGTGTGACGGTGTTGCGGTACGCGATCCGCACCGAAATTCGGTTGATCACTTCGGAATTGGCGATCGACCTAGCCCGGTTTCCAGGGCTGAACACCTGGAGCAGCGAGGATCTCAACATCCTGGCCAGCCTGTTCGTCAACGCGATGATCGTGATCGCCGAGGCCACCGAGGACGCCAACGACCAGGCGGCCATCGATGAGATCAAGCGCACCGCGGTCAAGCAGCTGCGGATGATCGCCGTTGGCGTCAGCGGGTGGCGCAGCGAGGTTTAA
- a CDS encoding ferredoxin reductase, giving the protein MFTQTLTPRLRDRVLRSPLVDLLTGPHGVDRYTELVAATWTTGDARAKIVAVRRQTPRSVTLTLEPNRAFTGFRAGQHINLTVEIDGRRRTRPYSPASAEGAPYIELTVGRHDGGLVSTYLYEHARPGMVVGLDAVGGDFVLPATRPQRILFVSGGSGITPVMSMLRTMRAEGSDREVAFIHYARSVDEACYRDELDAMSGVKVLHGYTRSTAGSDLEGRFGPDHLAAAMPDADAVFVCGPAALVDAVREHCPNVRAESFVPPVFDTSAQASGGSVTFADSGVEVTDDGRPLLEQAEAAGLTPESGCRMGICHSCTRRKTTGVVRNLITGTVSSAEQEDVQICVTVPVGDVDIAL; this is encoded by the coding sequence ATGTTCACTCAAACTTTGACCCCGAGGCTGCGGGACAGGGTGCTCAGGTCACCGCTGGTCGACCTGCTGACTGGGCCCCACGGCGTGGACCGGTACACCGAACTTGTCGCCGCGACTTGGACCACGGGAGACGCCCGGGCCAAGATCGTTGCGGTCCGCCGCCAGACCCCGCGCAGCGTCACCCTGACTCTCGAGCCCAACCGGGCGTTCACCGGCTTTCGCGCCGGACAGCACATCAACCTCACCGTCGAGATCGACGGCCGTCGCCGCACCCGGCCCTACTCACCGGCCAGCGCCGAGGGCGCGCCGTACATCGAGCTGACCGTTGGCCGCCACGACGGCGGACTGGTCTCCACCTACCTCTACGAGCACGCGCGGCCCGGCATGGTCGTCGGACTCGACGCCGTGGGCGGGGACTTCGTACTCCCCGCCACCAGGCCGCAACGCATCCTGTTCGTCTCCGGCGGCAGCGGCATCACCCCGGTGATGTCGATGTTGCGCACCATGCGTGCTGAAGGCTCCGACCGCGAGGTGGCTTTCATCCACTACGCGCGTTCGGTTGACGAAGCCTGCTACCGAGACGAGCTTGACGCCATGTCCGGCGTCAAGGTCTTGCACGGCTACACCCGCTCGACCGCCGGTTCCGATCTTGAGGGCCGGTTCGGGCCCGATCATCTGGCGGCGGCGATGCCAGACGCCGACGCCGTGTTCGTCTGCGGCCCGGCGGCTTTGGTCGACGCCGTCCGCGAGCACTGCCCAAACGTGCGCGCTGAGAGCTTCGTTCCGCCGGTTTTCGACACGTCAGCACAGGCGTCAGGCGGCAGCGTTACCTTCGCCGACAGCGGGGTCGAGGTGACTGACGACGGCAGGCCGCTACTCGAGCAGGCCGAAGCCGCGGGACTCACGCCTGAAAGTGGCTGCCGAATGGGCATCTGCCACAGCTGTACCCGTCGCAAAACCACCGGCGTGGTCCGCAACCTCATCACCGGAACGGTGTCGAGTGCCGAGCAGGAGGACGTACAGATCTGCGTGACCGTCCCCGTCGGCGACGTCGACATCGCCCTTTAA
- a CDS encoding fatty acid desaturase family protein: MTVTTTATAPAPKTISKTVGGKTVSMTPEQAEAFGRELDALKERVIADLGERDATYIRRIIKAQRALEVGGRALLFGGIFPPFWLAGTAMLGLSKIIDNMEIGHNVMHGQYDWMGDPAISSRGFEWDTACPGDQWRHSHNYMHHTYTNIVGMDRDIGYGILRMSEDQKWRPYFLGNPIYAFLLMVLFQYGVALHELETERIRAGEISIADKREILEGIWRKTKRQTLKDYVAFPLLAGPFAPWVLAGNLTANLIRNVWSYMIIFCGHFPEDVQEFSIEETKAETRGMWYFRQILGSANLTGGKLFHILSGNLSFQIEHHLFPDIPAHRHAEISEEVREVCGRYGVPYNTGPLPKQFATVVRKIIKLALPSGLADRAPVADAVATVV, encoded by the coding sequence ATGACTGTCACCACCACAGCCACCGCTCCCGCCCCCAAGACGATCAGCAAGACCGTCGGCGGCAAGACCGTCAGCATGACCCCCGAGCAGGCCGAGGCGTTCGGCCGTGAGCTCGATGCACTGAAGGAACGCGTGATCGCCGATCTAGGTGAGCGCGACGCGACCTACATCCGCCGAATCATCAAGGCCCAACGGGCGCTTGAGGTCGGCGGCCGTGCGCTGCTGTTCGGCGGTATCTTCCCGCCGTTCTGGCTGGCTGGCACGGCGATGCTCGGCCTGTCGAAAATCATCGACAATATGGAGATCGGTCACAACGTGATGCACGGCCAGTACGACTGGATGGGCGATCCGGCGATCTCCAGCCGCGGGTTCGAATGGGACACCGCGTGCCCGGGTGATCAGTGGCGCCACTCGCACAACTACATGCACCACACCTACACCAACATCGTCGGGATGGACCGCGACATCGGTTACGGCATCCTGCGGATGAGTGAGGACCAGAAGTGGCGGCCGTACTTCCTCGGCAACCCGATCTACGCATTCCTGTTGATGGTGCTGTTCCAGTATGGCGTTGCGCTGCACGAGCTCGAAACCGAGCGGATCCGCGCGGGTGAGATTTCGATCGCCGACAAGCGCGAGATCCTCGAAGGGATTTGGCGCAAGACCAAGCGGCAGACGCTGAAGGATTATGTGGCGTTCCCGCTGCTGGCCGGTCCGTTCGCGCCGTGGGTGTTGGCGGGCAACCTGACAGCCAACCTGATCCGCAACGTCTGGTCGTACATGATCATCTTCTGCGGTCACTTCCCCGAGGACGTCCAGGAGTTCTCCATCGAGGAGACCAAGGCCGAGACCCGCGGGATGTGGTACTTCCGCCAGATCCTCGGATCGGCAAACCTGACCGGCGGCAAGCTCTTTCACATCCTGAGCGGCAACCTGTCATTCCAGATCGAGCACCATCTGTTCCCCGACATCCCGGCGCACCGCCACGCAGAAATCTCCGAAGAGGTCCGCGAGGTTTGCGGGCGCTACGGCGTCCCGTACAACACGGGTCCGCTGCCGAAGCAGTTCGCGACGGTGGTCCGCAAGATCATCAAGCTGGCGCTGCCCTCAGGTCTGGCAGACCGGGCACCAGTAGCAGATGCGGTCGCCACTGTTGTCTGA
- the nei2 gene encoding endonuclease VIII Nei2, whose amino-acid sequence MPEGDTVWHTATILRDALAGKTLTRCDVRVPKYATVDLTGQVVDEVISRGKHLFIRVGTASIHSDLKMEGSWKVNPVSKPSRAGYRIRIILETADFQAAGIDLGVLEVLERDHDMDVVAHLGPDLLGDDWDPQVAAVNLVAEPDRPLSETLLDQRVMAGVGNVFCNELCFVTGHLPTAAVSQVKDPLRIVQRARDMLWLNRSRWNRTTTGNTRHGQELWVYGRGGLPCRRCGTPIESDNSGDRICYWCPVCQT is encoded by the coding sequence ATGCCTGAGGGCGACACCGTCTGGCACACCGCCACGATCTTGCGCGATGCGTTGGCAGGCAAGACGCTGACCCGATGCGACGTCCGGGTGCCCAAGTACGCGACTGTCGACCTGACCGGCCAGGTGGTCGACGAGGTGATCAGCCGCGGCAAGCATCTGTTCATCCGGGTCGGCACAGCCAGCATCCATTCGGACCTGAAGATGGAGGGCAGTTGGAAGGTCAACCCGGTCAGCAAGCCGAGCCGGGCAGGCTATCGGATCCGGATCATTCTGGAAACGGCTGACTTTCAGGCAGCTGGCATCGATCTGGGCGTACTCGAAGTACTCGAGCGCGACCACGACATGGACGTCGTCGCCCATCTGGGCCCCGACCTTCTTGGCGACGACTGGGATCCGCAGGTCGCGGCGGTCAACCTGGTGGCCGAGCCCGACCGCCCGCTGTCCGAGACGCTGCTCGACCAGCGGGTGATGGCTGGTGTCGGAAACGTCTTCTGCAACGAACTGTGCTTCGTCACCGGGCACCTGCCCACCGCTGCGGTCAGCCAGGTCAAGGACCCGCTGCGGATAGTACAGCGGGCCCGAGACATGCTGTGGCTGAACCGCTCTCGGTGGAATCGCACGACCACCGGCAATACCCGCCACGGCCAAGAGTTGTGGGTCTACGGCCGCGGCGGGCTACCCTGCCGACGCTGCGGCACGCCGATCGAGTCAGACAACAGTGGCGACCGCATCTGCTACTGGTGCCCGGTCTGCCAGACCTGA
- a CDS encoding SDR family NAD(P)-dependent oxidoreductase: MSPDLITTPFGFSSTAAEVIAGVDLSDKRAIVTGASSGIGVETARALAAAGAAVTLAVRNTETGERVAADIRESTGNTAVTVAALELSDLASVNAFISAWTRPLDILVNNAGVMAIQELTISASGHEMQFATNHLGHFALALGLHDALAAAPSARIVSVSSGGHLRSPVVFDDIDYAFRDYDPFGAYGQSKTANVLFAVEATRRWASNGIVANALMPGGIATPLQRHLPAHYAADALEAFRAAGTDFKTVEQGAATSVLLAASPLVEGVGGRYFENCNEAVRVERRGGPGTGGVAPYALDAANAERLWELSLTWVQ; the protein is encoded by the coding sequence ATGAGCCCTGACTTGATCACGACACCCTTCGGTTTCTCCTCGACGGCCGCGGAGGTCATCGCCGGCGTCGACCTATCCGATAAACGGGCCATCGTCACCGGCGCGTCGTCGGGAATCGGCGTCGAAACCGCGCGGGCACTGGCCGCCGCCGGGGCGGCGGTCACGCTGGCCGTCCGCAACACCGAGACCGGTGAGCGGGTCGCCGCCGACATTCGCGAAAGCACCGGCAACACCGCGGTCACCGTCGCCGCCCTGGAACTATCGGATCTCGCCAGCGTCAACGCGTTCATCTCTGCGTGGACCAGACCGCTTGACATCTTGGTCAACAACGCCGGCGTGATGGCGATCCAAGAGCTGACAATCTCTGCAAGCGGCCACGAAATGCAGTTCGCGACAAATCATCTCGGCCACTTCGCGCTGGCGCTCGGGCTGCATGATGCACTGGCGGCGGCCCCCTCCGCGCGGATTGTGTCGGTGAGCTCTGGTGGGCACCTGCGTTCACCTGTGGTGTTCGACGACATCGACTACGCATTTCGCGATTACGACCCGTTCGGCGCCTACGGTCAGTCGAAGACCGCCAATGTGCTGTTCGCCGTCGAGGCCACCCGCCGGTGGGCGTCGAACGGGATCGTCGCCAACGCCCTGATGCCGGGCGGAATCGCCACCCCGCTGCAGCGACACCTGCCCGCGCACTACGCCGCTGACGCCCTCGAGGCGTTTCGGGCGGCGGGCACGGACTTCAAGACGGTCGAGCAAGGCGCGGCAACGTCGGTGCTGCTGGCCGCCTCCCCCTTGGTGGAAGGTGTCGGCGGGCGCTACTTCGAGAACTGCAACGAAGCGGTGCGGGTCGAGCGCCGCGGCGGGCCAGGCACGGGCGGGGTCGCGCCGTATGCCCTGGACGCGGCCAATGCTGAACGACTGTGGGAACTTTCGCTGACGTGGGTCCAATGA
- a CDS encoding NAD(P)H-dependent flavin oxidoreductase produces MALRTALTTMFGIDHPIVLAPMGSVAGGALAAAVSEGGGLGLLGAGRGGLNWLARECAIAEAATAKPWGIGFLTWAIGPEAVEAAIQRSPAAIMLSFGDPTPFAETILTAGIPLMVQVTDMDEARRALDVGANVVVAQGGEAGGHGGGRATLPFVPAVVDIAGGTPVLAAGGIADGRGLAAALMLGAAGALMGTRFEATDEALLDAEEAKAIMAAGASDTVRGRVLDIATEAGWPARYPARTLRNRFTHAWDGKESELESDESALAEFRAAADRGDRDYLPIWAGEAVDLVNELDSASALVARIAQQAEDVITAAGNTVQQPQVGH; encoded by the coding sequence ATGGCCCTCCGTACGGCGTTGACGACGATGTTCGGAATCGACCACCCGATCGTGCTTGCCCCGATGGGCAGTGTGGCCGGTGGAGCGCTCGCGGCGGCCGTGTCGGAAGGTGGCGGGCTCGGGCTGCTCGGCGCTGGCCGCGGCGGCCTGAACTGGCTCGCGCGCGAGTGTGCGATCGCCGAGGCAGCGACCGCGAAGCCGTGGGGCATCGGATTTTTGACGTGGGCGATCGGCCCCGAAGCCGTCGAGGCAGCGATCCAACGATCCCCGGCGGCCATCATGCTGTCGTTCGGAGATCCAACCCCGTTTGCCGAAACGATCCTGACCGCAGGCATTCCACTGATGGTGCAGGTCACCGATATGGATGAGGCGCGACGCGCGCTGGATGTCGGCGCGAACGTCGTTGTGGCACAAGGCGGTGAGGCCGGCGGCCACGGTGGCGGTCGCGCGACACTGCCGTTCGTGCCCGCTGTGGTCGACATTGCCGGCGGGACACCGGTGCTCGCCGCAGGCGGGATTGCCGACGGCCGCGGATTGGCGGCGGCGCTGATGCTCGGGGCTGCGGGCGCCCTGATGGGTACCCGGTTCGAGGCCACCGATGAGGCGCTGCTCGATGCCGAGGAAGCAAAGGCGATCATGGCGGCGGGGGCCTCCGACACGGTCCGCGGCCGCGTCCTTGACATCGCCACCGAGGCCGGGTGGCCTGCCCGCTATCCCGCGAGAACGCTGCGTAACCGGTTCACCCACGCATGGGACGGCAAGGAATCCGAGCTCGAATCCGATGAAAGCGCGCTTGCCGAGTTCCGCGCCGCTGCCGACCGCGGCGACCGCGACTACCTGCCGATCTGGGCCGGCGAAGCCGTCGATCTGGTCAACGAGCTGGACTCCGCGAGCGCATTGGTCGCCCGCATCGCGCAGCAGGCCGAGGACGTGATCACAGCTGCCGGGAACACCGTCCAGCAGCCACAGGTTGGCCACTGA
- a CDS encoding ATP-dependent helicase, whose translation MTSDPLKRFSALTREWFTGTFAEPTPAQAQAWSAIADGDNTLVIAPTGSGKTLAAFLWAIDRLASSEPRPAKAGTRVLYVSPLKALAVDVERNLRTPLTGVARVAERRGVPAPDISVGVRSGDTPPAQRRTLITNPPDILITTPESLFLMLTSAARETLAEVQTVIVDEVHAVAGTKRGAHLALSLERLDQILATPAQRIGLSATVRPAEEVARFLSGQARTTIVAPPAAKTFDLSVQVPVPDMANLENNSIWPDVEARIVDLIEAHRSSIVFANSRRLAERLTSRLNEIHAERMGIELPEGRNPQVGGGSPAQLMASGQSHGAPTLLARAHHGSVSKEQRALVEDDLKSGRLRAVVATSSLELGIDMGAVDLVIQVEAPPSVASGLQRIGRAGHQVGEISQGVLFPKHRTDLIGCAVTVKRMLAGEIETMHVPTNPLDVLAQHTVAACALEPIDADRWFDAVRRSAPFATLPRSAFEATLDLLSGKYPSTEFAELRPRLVYDRDAGTLTARPGAQRLAVTSGGAIPDRGLFTVYLATDSEKPSRVGELDEEMVYESRPGDVISLGATSWRITEITHDRVLVIPAPGQPARLPFWKGDGVGRPAELGAAVGAFTGELARLGRDEFVERCRAMGFDEFASNNLWQLLDDQRQATGTVPSDSTLLVERFRDELGDWRVILHSPYGLRVHGPLALAVSRRLRERYGIDEKPTASDDGIIVRLPDTEDAAPGADLFVFDTDEIEPIVTAEVGGSALFASRFRECAARALLLPRRHPGKRSPLWHQRQRAAQLLDVARKYPDFPIVLEAVRECLQDVYDVPALTELMHRVAQRRLRVVEVETATPSPFAASLLFGYVGAFMYEGDSPLAERRAAALSLDSVLLAELLGRVELRELLDPQVIATTTQQLQHLSSDRLARDAEGIADLLRVLGPLTEDEIAQRCTTTEVGGWLDGLLAAKRAVRVSFADQTWWAAVEDIGLLRDGVGVAVPVGVPAAFTESVDDPLGELLGRYARTHGPFTTHDAAARFGLGLRVTADVLGRMAIDGRLIRGEFTDSADGEQWCDADVLKILRRRSLAALRAQVEPVSTAAYGRFLPSWQHVGSHNSGIDGLAAVIEQLAGVPIPASAVESLVFGQRVRDYQPSMLDELLASGEVTWSGVGQIGGGDGWIAFHPAESAPLTLAAPTEIEFTDTHRSILETLGGGGAYFFRQLADGPIAGSAGGGQIAGSAGGGPIAGSAGGGQIAGSAGGGQIAGSAGGGDTEQFKQALWELIWAGWVTGDTFAPMRAMLVGTRRSTGRRGTPAHRQRQRPPRLSRYSVAHAQARSSDPTVAGRWSALPTAEPESTVRAHFQAELLLSRYGVLTKGAVGAEEVPGGFAMLYKVLTAFEDAGRCQRGYFVESLGGAQFAVASTVDRLRSYLDGVDPERREYHAVVLAAADPANPYGAALPWPSRKVAEEDVSHRPGRKAGALVALVDGELAWFLERGGRSLLSFTADTDAHAAAAAALADLVSAGHIGPLLVEKVNGVPVLEWVAEGERAAVQDALIGAGFARTPRGLRLR comes from the coding sequence ATGACCTCTGACCCGCTCAAGCGCTTCAGCGCGCTGACCCGGGAGTGGTTCACGGGCACCTTCGCCGAACCCACTCCAGCGCAGGCTCAAGCGTGGTCAGCCATCGCTGACGGCGACAACACGCTCGTCATCGCGCCCACCGGGTCCGGCAAGACGCTGGCCGCGTTCCTGTGGGCCATCGACCGGCTCGCCTCGTCAGAGCCCAGGCCGGCGAAGGCCGGCACCCGCGTGCTGTACGTATCGCCGCTGAAGGCGCTTGCCGTCGACGTCGAACGCAACCTTCGCACCCCGCTCACCGGGGTCGCCCGCGTCGCCGAGCGTCGCGGAGTCCCCGCACCCGACATCAGTGTGGGGGTCCGCTCCGGCGACACTCCCCCGGCGCAACGCCGCACGCTGATCACGAATCCGCCCGACATCCTGATCACCACGCCGGAGTCGCTGTTCCTGATGCTGACCTCCGCGGCCCGCGAAACGCTGGCCGAGGTGCAGACGGTCATCGTGGACGAGGTGCATGCCGTCGCGGGCACCAAACGCGGCGCGCATCTGGCCCTGTCGCTGGAGCGGCTCGACCAGATCCTGGCCACGCCCGCTCAGCGCATCGGGCTGTCGGCCACCGTCCGTCCGGCCGAGGAAGTCGCGCGATTCCTTTCGGGGCAGGCGAGGACGACGATCGTCGCGCCGCCCGCGGCCAAGACCTTCGACCTGTCGGTTCAGGTACCGGTCCCCGACATGGCCAACTTGGAGAACAACTCCATCTGGCCGGATGTCGAGGCGCGCATCGTCGACCTGATCGAGGCGCACCGCAGCTCGATCGTGTTCGCCAACTCGCGACGACTGGCCGAGCGACTTACCTCGCGGCTCAACGAGATTCACGCCGAACGCATGGGCATCGAGCTGCCGGAAGGGCGCAACCCCCAGGTCGGCGGCGGCTCGCCGGCGCAACTGATGGCCAGCGGTCAGTCCCACGGCGCACCCACGCTGTTGGCCCGCGCGCACCACGGCTCGGTCAGCAAGGAGCAACGCGCCCTCGTGGAGGACGACCTCAAGAGCGGGCGGCTACGCGCGGTGGTCGCGACGTCCAGCCTCGAGCTGGGCATAGACATGGGCGCGGTCGACTTGGTGATCCAGGTCGAGGCGCCGCCGTCGGTGGCCAGCGGATTGCAGCGCATCGGCCGCGCGGGGCACCAGGTTGGCGAAATCTCCCAGGGCGTGCTGTTTCCCAAGCACCGCACCGACCTGATCGGGTGCGCGGTCACGGTGAAGCGGATGCTGGCCGGCGAGATCGAGACCATGCATGTGCCGACGAATCCGCTCGACGTGCTGGCGCAACACACGGTAGCGGCCTGCGCGCTGGAGCCCATCGACGCCGATCGCTGGTTCGACGCGGTGCGTCGCAGCGCGCCGTTCGCGACGTTGCCGCGCAGCGCATTTGAGGCGACGCTGGACCTGCTGTCCGGCAAGTACCCGTCCACCGAGTTCGCCGAACTGCGGCCGCGGCTGGTGTATGACCGGGATGCGGGCACTCTGACGGCGCGCCCGGGTGCGCAGCGGTTGGCGGTGACGTCCGGCGGCGCGATCCCGGACCGCGGCCTGTTCACCGTCTACCTCGCCACCGACTCCGAAAAGCCCTCTCGGGTAGGTGAACTCGACGAGGAGATGGTCTACGAATCCCGACCGGGTGACGTGATCTCGCTTGGCGCGACCAGCTGGCGCATCACCGAGATCACCCATGATCGGGTGCTGGTCATCCCGGCGCCGGGCCAGCCCGCGCGGCTGCCATTCTGGAAGGGCGACGGTGTCGGCAGGCCCGCAGAGTTGGGCGCGGCCGTCGGCGCGTTCACGGGTGAGCTGGCACGGCTCGGACGCGACGAATTCGTCGAGCGTTGCCGGGCAATGGGTTTCGACGAGTTCGCCTCCAACAATCTGTGGCAGCTGCTCGACGACCAGCGCCAGGCGACGGGCACGGTGCCCAGCGATAGCACACTTCTTGTCGAGCGGTTCCGCGACGAACTCGGCGACTGGCGAGTGATCCTGCACTCCCCCTACGGGCTTCGGGTGCACGGACCGCTCGCACTGGCTGTATCGCGACGGCTGCGCGAACGCTACGGCATCGACGAGAAACCGACCGCGTCCGACGACGGCATCATCGTTCGGCTGCCGGACACCGAGGACGCCGCACCCGGGGCCGACCTGTTCGTGTTCGACACCGACGAGATCGAACCGATCGTCACCGCGGAGGTGGGCGGCTCGGCGTTGTTCGCTTCACGATTCCGCGAATGTGCCGCCCGCGCACTGCTTTTGCCACGTCGACATCCCGGCAAACGGTCGCCGCTGTGGCATCAGCGCCAACGGGCCGCGCAGCTGCTCGACGTCGCCCGCAAGTATCCGGACTTCCCGATCGTGCTGGAAGCGGTCCGCGAATGTCTGCAGGACGTCTACGATGTGCCCGCGCTCACCGAGTTGATGCACCGGGTGGCGCAGCGGCGGCTGCGGGTGGTCGAAGTGGAGACCGCTACCCCGTCACCATTCGCGGCGTCATTGTTGTTCGGCTACGTCGGCGCATTCATGTACGAGGGCGACAGCCCGCTCGCCGAGCGGCGCGCCGCCGCACTGTCACTGGACAGCGTGCTGCTGGCGGAGCTGTTGGGCCGGGTCGAGTTGCGCGAGCTGCTCGATCCACAGGTCATCGCGACCACCACACAACAACTGCAGCATCTGAGCTCCGACCGGCTAGCCCGCGACGCGGAGGGCATCGCGGATCTGCTGCGGGTGCTCGGCCCCCTGACCGAAGACGAGATCGCCCAGCGCTGCACGACAACCGAGGTGGGCGGCTGGCTGGACGGCCTGCTAGCCGCAAAGCGGGCGGTCAGGGTGTCGTTCGCCGACCAAACCTGGTGGGCCGCAGTCGAAGACATCGGTCTGCTGCGCGACGGCGTCGGTGTCGCTGTGCCGGTGGGGGTGCCGGCAGCGTTCACCGAATCGGTCGACGACCCGCTCGGCGAATTACTCGGCAGATACGCCCGTACGCACGGACCGTTCACCACTCACGACGCCGCGGCCCGCTTCGGGCTCGGGCTGCGGGTGACCGCGGATGTGCTGGGCCGCATGGCCATCGACGGCAGACTGATCCGCGGTGAGTTCACCGATTCTGCGGATGGCGAGCAATGGTGTGACGCAGACGTTTTGAAGATTTTGCGGCGCCGGTCACTGGCCGCGCTGCGAGCGCAGGTCGAGCCGGTCAGCACCGCTGCATACGGACGCTTCCTGCCGTCGTGGCAGCACGTCGGCTCGCACAATTCGGGCATCGACGGTCTAGCCGCCGTGATCGAACAGTTGGCCGGGGTACCGATTCCGGCGTCCGCGGTCGAATCGCTGGTGTTCGGGCAGCGGGTGCGCGACTACCAGCCGTCGATGCTCGACGAGCTACTTGCCTCCGGTGAGGTCACGTGGTCGGGGGTGGGTCAGATCGGCGGTGGGGACGGCTGGATCGCGTTCCATCCCGCCGAGTCGGCGCCGTTGACGCTGGCCGCGCCGACAGAGATCGAGTTCACCGACACTCATCGGTCGATCTTGGAAACACTCGGCGGCGGCGGCGCGTACTTCTTCCGTCAGCTTGCCGATGGCCCGATTGCCGGCTCAGCCGGCGGAGGCCAGATTGCCGGCTCAGCCGGCGGTGGCCCGATTGCCGGCTCAGCCGGCGGAGGCCAGATTGCCGGCTCAGCCGGCGGAGGCCAGATTGCCGGCTCAGCCGGCGGTGGCGACACCGAACAGTTCAAACAGGCGCTCTGGGAACTGATTTGGGCGGGCTGGGTCACCGGCGACACCTTCGCGCCGATGCGCGCGATGCTGGTCGGCACGCGACGGTCCACCGGCCGGCGCGGAACACCGGCACATCGGCAACGGCAGCGTCCGCCGCGGTTGAGCCGCTACAGCGTCGCGCACGCGCAGGCCCGCAGCTCCGATCCGACGGTGGCTGGCCGATGGTCGGCGCTGCCCACGGCCGAGCCGGAGTCGACGGTGCGCGCGCATTTCCAGGCCGAGTTGTTGCTCAGCCGGTACGGCGTGCTGACCAAGGGCGCGGTGGGCGCCGAGGAGGTGCCTGGCGGCTTCGCGATGCTGTACAAGGTGCTGACCGCTTTCGAGGATGCGGGCCGATGCCAGCGCGGTTACTTCGTCGAGTCGCTGGGCGGGGCGCAATTCGCGGTCGCGTCGACGGTCGACCGGCTGCGGTCCTACCTCGACGGCGTCGACCCGGAGCGCCGCGAATACCACGCGGTCGTGCTGGCCGCCGCCGATCCCGCCAACCCGTACGGCGCCGCGCTGCCGTGGCCGTCGCGCAAGGTGGCCGAGGAGGACGTGTCGCATCGGCCGGGTCGCAAGGCGGGTGCGCTGGTCGCCCTCGTCGACGGCGAACTGGCATGGTTCCTCGAGCGTGGCGGGCGATCGCTGTTGAGTTTCACCGCCGACACCGACGCGCACGCCGCGGCCGCAGCGGCGTTGGCCGATCTCGTGAGCGCCGGGCACATCGGCCCGCTGCTCGTCGAGAAGGTCAATGGCGTTCCGGTGTTGGAGTGGGTCGCCGAAGGCGAGCGCGCGGCAGTGCAGGACGCGTTGATCGGAGCCGGGTTCGCGCGCACCCCCAGGGGCCTACGTCTGCGCTGA